The following coding sequences are from one Panthera leo isolate Ple1 chromosome E1, P.leo_Ple1_pat1.1, whole genome shotgun sequence window:
- the TMEM256 gene encoding transmembrane protein 256 codes for MAGPGAAFRRLGALSGAGALGLASYGAHGAQFPDAYGKELFDKANKHHFLHSLALLGVPHCRKPLWAGLLLASGTTLFCTSFYYQALSGDPSIQTLAPVGGSLLILGWLALAL; via the exons ATGGCCGGGCCGGGGGCTGCTTTCCGCCGCTTGGGCGCCTTGTCCGGAGCCGGGGCCTTAGGCTTGGCCTCCTACGGGGCGCACG GCGCCCAGTTCCCGGATGCCTACGGGAAGGAG CTCTTCGACAAGGCCAACAAACACCACTTCTTACACAGCCTGGCTCTGTTAGGGGTGCCCCATTGCAGAAAGCCCCTCTGG GCCGGGTTACTGCTAGCCTCTGGAACCACCTTATTCTGCACCAGCTTTTACTACCAGGCTCTGAGTGGAGACCCCAGCATCCAGACTTTGGCCCCCGTGGGAGGGAGCCTGTTAATCTTGGGCTGGCTTGCCTTGGCCCTTTGA